In Gemmatimonadaceae bacterium, the DNA window CAGATTCGCCTCACGCTTGATCACGACCATGCCGATGACTTGGTCCTCGTCGCCGAGCTCGATGCCTTTCACGCCAGTGGTGTCGCGACCCATCTCGCGTACGTCCGCCTCATGGAATCGAATGGACAGCCCGTGCCGCGTGGCGAGCACGATGTCATTCGTGCCGCTCGTGATCTGAACGTCGATGAGCTCGTCGCCGCCCTCGATCTTCACGGCCTTGATGCCCGTCGAGCGTGGGTTGGCATACTCGGAGAGGCTCGTCTTCTTGACCGTGCCGTTCTTCGTCGCGAAGAGCAGGAATTGATCGTCGGCGAATACCTTCACCGCGACCAGCGCGGAAATTGTCGTCTCCGCGGCGACGTTGATGAGATTGACGACGGGCTTGCCTTTCGCCGCGCGGCCCGCCTGCGGAATCTCGTGGACCTTGAGCCAGAAGCAGCGTCCATCTTCGGTGAAGATGAGCACGTAATCGTGCGTCGATGCGATGAACAAATGCTCAACGAAATCCTCGTCTTTGAGCGTCGCGCCGTTGTTGCCGCGCCCTCCGCGCCGCTGCTTCTTGTACGTGGAGACCGAGGTCCGCTTGATGTAGCCGGAGTGTGAGATGGTCACCACCATCTCCTCTTCGGCGATGAGATCCTCGATCGTGAATTCGCCTTCGTCGCTCGTGATCTCGGTGCGGCGCTCGTCCTCGTACTTGTCGGCGACCGCCTTCAACTCCTGCTTCATGAGCGTCATGCGCTTCGCCTTGGACTCGAGCAGCGCACGCAGGTCCTTGATCGTCGCCTGCACTTCCTTCAGCTCTTCCTCCAGCTTCTCGATCTCGAGGCCGGTGAGCTTGGCGAGCCGCATATTGAGAATGGCCTCGGCCTGACGCTCGGAGAGCTTGAATCGCTTTTGCAAGCGATCGCTCGCAGTTGGCGTGTCCTTCGCCTTGCGAATGATCTGCACGACCTCGTCGATGTTGTCGACGGCGATCTTGAGACCTTCGAGGATGTGCTCGCGCTCGAGCGCTTTCTCGAGCTCGAACTGCGCGCGCCGGACGATGACGTCGTGCCGGTGGGTGATGAAGTGCTCCAGCATCTCGCGGAGCGGCATCACCTTCGGCACGAGCTGCTTCGTCGTCGCGTCGGGCACCAGCGCGAGCATGATGACGCCGAAGGTCGACTGCATCGCCGTATGCTTGTACAGCTGATTCAGCACGACGCGGGGAATGGCATCGCGCTTCAGCTCGATGACGATGCGCGTTTCGTCCGCGGACTCGTCGCGCAGATCCGAGATTCCCTCGAGCTTCTTGTCTCTCACGAGATCCGCGATGGCCTTCACGAGATTCGCGCGATTGACCTGATATGGAATCTCCGTGACGACGATCTGCGATTTGTTCGACGTCTCACGCTCCTCGATCACGGCGCGCGCGCGCATAACGATGCGCCCGCGTCCCGTCTCCTGATAATCCTTGATCCCCTGCCGCCCGTAGATATACGCGCCCGTCGGGAAGTCAGGACCCTTGACGATCTTCCGGAGATCGCCGATCGTCGCTTCCGGATTATCGATCAGATGAAGGACGGCGCTGACGACTTCGCTCAGATTGTGCGGCGGAATGTTCGTCGCCATGCCGACCGCGATGCCTGACGAGCCGTTCACGAGAAGGTTCGGCAGCCCCGCCGGCAGCACCTTCGGCTCTTGCAGCCGATCATCGAAATTTGGCGCGAAATCGACCGTATTCTTGTCGATGTCGGCCAACATCTCCGTCGCGATCGGCGTTAGGCGAGCCTCGGTGTATCGGTAGGCCGCCGCCGGATCGCCGTCCATCGAGCCGAAATTCCCCTGTCCATCGACCAGCGGATAACGCAGTGAGAAGTCCTGCACCATGCGGACGAGCGCATCGTAAACCGCGGAGTCGCCATGCGGATGGAACCGCCCGAGAACGTCACCGACGACGGTCGCCGACTTCTTGAACGGCCGGTTGGGGACCAGCCCGAGATCGTTCATCGCGTACAGGATTCGTCGGTGCACCGGCTTCAATCCGTCGCGCACGTCGGGCAGCGCGCGCGACACAATCACGCTCATCGAATAGTTGATGAACGACTCTTTGATCTCCTCATCGATGAGACGCGGGAGAATACGTTCTCGATTGTTTGGTGCGGTCATTGAGGTCCCAGCAATCCAGCCAGAATAACAGGAGGCGAGCCACATCGGGCCCGCGGAAGGAAGGCTGAAATTTAGCCCGGCGACGGGCGCAAATCAATTCGCCCGGCCTCACCTAAGTTGAGATTTTTCAGTCCTTTAGCTCATGCGACGTGAGCGTTCCTCTCGTCGACGGCGAGGATCTACGCGTGGCTCTCCGAATCGGTCGCCACGTTACCCCTCCGCGCGGCTGCGGCTGCTTCGCGGCGCTCCGTTTCCCGCTCCGCCGTGCGCGCGATTTCGCGCTCTTCTTCCTCGATCTCCGCGGCGTCCGCGGCCTCGGCCGCCCGCTCGCGCTCGAGCAGATCCTCTCGCTCCCGACGCCACCGCTCGTACCACTCGCGTGTCACCTCCCCCGCGAGGTCACGATTCCCGAGGCCGAATGCCAGCGCCATCGCGAGTGCGATGGCGCCGAAGAGAATCGCGAAGGCAGTGGTCACGATGTCCGTCGCGATGCCCAACTCCTGCAGCGCCATGAATACCGCGAGGAGGATCACGCCGCCGCGGCCGGTTCGCGCGAGGGCGCGGCCGCCGTGCAATCCTCCCGCGGACGCTTGAATCAGTCCACCGACGAAGCCTCCGAGCACGATGCCGACGAGTACGATCACGATCGCGGCGATGACGCTCGGGATATAACTCACGAGTGTCGACACGACATTCGCGAGTGACTGCAGGCCCAACGCGTTCGCGGCGAGCAGAATCACCGTGAACATCACGAGCCAGAAAACGAGATTCGAAATCACCCGTGTCGGGTTGACGTGCGTGCCCGACCGCTCCACGGCCTGCGTGACGCCCCCGCGCTCCAGGAGATAATTGAGCCGAATACGACGAAGGAGTCGCTCGGTGAGCTTCTCCAAAACTTTCGCCAGGAGGTAACCGGCGAAGAGAATGACGAGCGCGCCTAACAAGGGCAGCGCGAGCTGCCCGAAGACCTGTGAAAAGCTGGTCTGCAGCCGGTCGCCGAAGTTGAGCGAATCTGTTGCCTGAGGGAACTGCACCAAGAACCCTTGAGAATGAGCGTGTCGCGTGCGAGGCTAGTTTCGCGTGCCCCGCTTCTGATCGAAGATTACACTCCGGCGGCATTCGGGACAGATGAGCCACTCACGTCGTCGAGCGTATCCAAGTCCGAACGACCCCCCGCCGATGGAGCGCGTCGTCATCGCGGATCCGTCCCGCGGGCAGTGGGGCGTTTCGTCCGCGCTCGCAGCCTTACGAATCGCGACCTCTTCTTCTACGGAGTATTGCGCTCTTTCCATCTCGGCCCCTGCTCCCTAACCCCTCGCCCCTACCTCGATCACGACCTTTCCGAACTGTTGGCCCCCCTCGAGCCGCTCGAATGCGGCCGCGGACTGCCCCAGTGGATACGCGCAATCCACAGGCGGGTAGAGCTTACCAGACCGGAACTGCTCGACGACGGCGTCGAACTCGGCGTCGTTTCCCATTGTGGATCCCATGATGGACCACTGATTCCAGAACAGGCGTCGCACATCCGTTTCGACCATCGGGCCGCTCGTCGCTCCGCACGTCACCAGGCGGCCGCGGCGTCCAAGCGCGAGCAACGACTGTTTCCATGTCGCCGCGCCGACGTCGTCGACGACGACGTCGACGCCGCGCTTCTTCGTGCGATCACGAATGAGCTTGGCGACATCCGTCGTTGCATGGTTGATGATCTCGTCCGCGCCAAGTGATTTCGCGCGTTCGAGCTTCGTGTCGCTACTCGACGTCACCCACACATGCGCTCCGAGATACTTGCAGATCTGCAGCGCGGCGATTGCAACGCCGCCTCCGATTCCCCAGATCAACACCTCATCGCCAGCCTGAACACGCGCACGCGTTGCGACCATGCGCCACGCGGTCAGCGTCGAAAGGGTAAAGGCGGCGGCGACATCAGCGGCGATCGATGACGGTATCGCACGGACATTCGCCGCTGGCACGACGACGTATTCGGCAATGGTGCCTGGCAGATGCTCACCAAGAATCCCAAACCGAACGCACAACGACTGCTCGCCATCGAGACAGTATTCGCACGTCCTGTCGCTGATGCCGGGGTTGATCACGACGGTGTCACCCACCGTCACGCGTCGAACGTCGTCGCCGATTGCGTCGATGATTCCCGTTCCATCGGCGCCGAGTACCCACGGTGGAGTGATCGTGACGCCAGGTAAGCCGCGCACGACGAAGAGATCGAGATGATTCAGTGCTGCGGCGCGAATGCGCACGCGCACATCGCTCGATCGTCGCAGCTCGGGTATCGGCAGATCGTCTCGCACCGCGAGCTGGTCCAGGTCGCCGTGCGCGGAAATCGTCAGGCCGTTCACGAAATGGGTACCGTTATATTCCGGGTCAACCAACAACGCATATTAACCTTTCGCCGGCACACGGCTCGATGGTCGGCGCAGCGCTCCTCAGGCGATGACATCAATCAAGGTGCCTCCGCTCGGTGAATCGATCGTAGAAGCAACCGTCTCTCGATGGATGAAGAAGGAAGGCGATCAGGTGTCACCTGGTGATACGCTGGTCGAGCTGGAGACGGACAAGATCACGGTCGAGGTTCCCGCGATGAGTCGCGGCGTGCTCACGAAGCGGCTGCACGCCGAGGGCGACGTCGTGAAGGTCGACGATTTGTTGGGCGAGATCGACGAGAGCGCTGCGGCAGCGGCGCCGAAAAAGGAGCCTGCAGCACCGGCAGCAGGTGCTGCCGCGCAGCGGGCCACTCCGGCGGCTCCTCCTTCATCCGCCCCGACATCATCGGGAATTTCAGCCTCGTCATCCAAAGCAGCGGCGCCTGCGAAGAGCGAAGTGCGCGCGTCACCAGCCGCCGAACGTCTGGCCGCTCAACAGAATATCGATCTGGCCGGCGTGAGAGGGACGGGTCGTGGCGGCGTCGTGAGTAAGGCAGATGTGATCGATCAATCGCGCGACGGCGCAGGGCCTTCTGTTGCCGGTCCGGCTGCGCCGTCCGCGGCCGTGCCGGTGAGCGCGCCACCGGCACCAGTATCGGCGCCGCCGTCTCGTCCGGCACCGGCGTCAACTGGCACTCGGGAAACACGCGAGAAGATGTCCACGCGGCGCAAGCGAATCGCCGAACACCTACTCGAGTCGCAGCACGCCACGGCGCACCTAACGACGTTCAACGAGATCGACATGAGCGCCGTCGACGCGCTGCGCGGACGGGTGAAGGAGCGAATCGAGAAGGAGCAGGGCGTCAAACTGTCGGTAATGCCGTTCTTCGTGAAGGCGGCGTGTCTCGCCCTCAAGACGTATCCGACGGTGAATGCGCAGATCGACGGTGACTCGATCGTCTACAAGCATTATGTGAACATGGGAATCGCGGTTGCGTCGGACGCGGGACTCGTCGTTCCGAGCATCAAGGATGCGGATCGCAAAGGGCTGCTCGATATCGCGCGCGATGTCGCCACCGTCGCAAAGAAAGCCCGTGATGGAAAGTTGACGATGGAAGATCTCACCGGCGGCACTTTCACGATCACGAACGGTGGCGTGTTCGGCTCGCTCGTGTCGACGCCGATTCTCAACTATCCACAGGTTGGCATTCTCGGCTTGCACAAGATACAGGAGCGACCCGTCGCGATCGCAGGAAAAGTCGAGATTCGTCCGATGATGTATATCGCGCTGTCGTACGACCACCGGATCATCGACGGCCAGCAGGCGGTGCTTTTCCTCGTTCGCGTGAAGGAGCTGATGGAAGATCCTGCGACAATGCTTGTGGAGTAGTCGGTCGGTGGTCGTCGGTTGCTGGTGGTTGGTCGTTGAAGGCCGGTGAGCAAAGCTCACCGGCCTTTGTTATTCACCAACCACCAGCCACCAGTCACCCGGCCCAGTCACCGACGACGGGTGACCAATCACCAGCATGAGCCTAACGACGAACGGCGACGACCATGCCCTTCCGTGTGTCTTTACCTTTCACGTCGGGCGCAGCATGAGGCTCGCGTCCGAGACCGAATGAATCAGAACAATGGCAACCGAACTGACACCTGCTGACGTCGTCATCATTGGTGGTGGCCCTGGCGGGTACGTCGCGGCGATACGGGCCGCGCAACTTGGACTCACTACCGTCTGCGTCGAGATGGAGAGGACGCTGGGTGGGACATGCGTCAACGTCGGATGTATTCCATCGAAGGCGCTGCTGACGTCGTCGGAGCATTACGAGTTTGCGCGGCAGCATGCTGCGGAGCACGGAATACGAATCGAAGCGTCGGGCTTGTCCGTCGATCTGGCGCAGATGCTGAAGCGGAAGGATGAAGTCGTGGGGCAGAACACACGCGGCATCGAATTCTTGTTCAAGAAGAACAAAATCGCGTGGGCGAAGGGGAAGGGATCGCTGCGAAAGACGGACAAGGGGCTGGAGGCGAATGTCGCGCCGAGCACGGCGGCCGGGGGGCTCCCGCCGAACGACAGTATTGCTTCCTACCTCGCGAAGAACGTCATCATTGCGACCGGTTCCGTACCAATCGAGCTCCCGTTCCTCAAATTCGACGAAGACCGCATCCTTTCGAACATCGGCGCGCTCACCATCTCTCGCGTTCCCCGCCATCTGATCGTCATCGGTGGTGGCGTCATCGGTCTCGAGCTCGGCTCCGTCTGGCGACGACTTGGCGCCAAAGTCACCGTCGTCGAGCTGATGCCGACGATTCTACCGGGCATGGACGACGACGTTGTGAAAGAGTGCGACCGCGTTTTTCGTCGCCAGGGACTCGATCTTCGCACGGCCACACGTGTCGTCGGCGGGCGTCGAGATGGCGATCGCGTTCTCGTCGACATCGAGAAGGACGGCGCCAAGGAGACGCTCGAGGGCGACTATGCGCTCGTCGCAATCGGCCGTAAGCCGTCGCTCGGCGGCCTCGACGCGGCGGCGCTCGGTCTCAATCTCGGACGACGCGGTGAGATTCTCGTCGACGACCAGATGCGAACTGGCGTGCCTAACGTCTACGCAATTGGCGACTGCGTTCCTGGCCCGATGTTGGCCCACAAGGCAGAGGACGAAGGTGTCGTGGCTGCAGAGGTCATTGCTGGACACAACGTGCACATGCACTACCGGTCAATCCCGAACGTCGTCTATACCTGGCCGGAGGTCGCGGTCGTCGGGCTTACGGAGCGTGAGGCGAAAGAGAGTGCACGCGAGTACCGCGTCGGCCGATTCCCATACAGCGCCAACGGTCGCGCGCGCACCATGGGCGAGAATGCAGGCTTCGTGAAATTCATCGCCGACGCGCGCACCGACGAGCTGATTGGCGCCCACCTCGTAGGTCCGAATGCGTCGGAGCTGGTCGCGGAAGTGGTCCTCGGATTCGAGTATCGTGCCTCCGCGGACGACATCGGCGTGACGGTGCATGCCCACCCGACACTTTCCGAATCGACAAAGGAGGCGGCGCTGGCGGCTCTGGGGCGCGCTCTACATATCTAGGCCGCCTCTTTCTCGGCGGAACATGACCGGGTATTTCGCTGCGGCGCCACGTGTGCTCTCGCCCGATGATCATGTCGCCGCGCGCGTGCTGCTCATGGGCGCGCTCGGCGTTACGCCATACATCGATCGCGCGATGGAAGTGCTCCAGTTAGCTGAGCGCGGCAGCGGACATGACGAGGAGCATCGTGCCCTCGTGATCGAGCGCGACGGAACCGTAGCCGCGCTCGCGCTGTTCGGCGCCGTTGTCGGTGCCGTCGGCGTCAGGAAGCTGCACCTCGCCGTGCTCGCGCCGAGCGTGAGTGCTGACGACGTCGGCCAGCGCATCGTGCGCGCCGTGCTCGACGAGGCACGTGGTGAAGGAGCGCGTCTCGTCGTCGCCGAGTTGCCGGACGACCCGGCGATGGGACAGGTTCGCGCGCTTCTTTTCTCGGAAGGATTCGAGGAAGAAGCGCGCGTACCGGACTTCTATCGAGAGGGGGTTGCCCTCACGCTCCTGCGACGCGAACTCTGACGCAACTCACGTCTTCGGCGTGGTGTCTTTCCTTGTCGTCGGCGGCCGTCGCAGCGAATCACGCATGGAGTGACGCATCGACGTGTCTCCACGCACGCGATTCATACCGCGGCCGCCGGCTCGACTGCCGAGGCTGTCTGTTGTCGTGAAACTCAAGTTGAGCGAACGAAAAACATCGTTTGGGTTGTTGCCCGTGATATTGTTCTTCTGCCGTGCGCAGTTCATCGCACGCTGCGTCCGCGGGCCCCAAATGCCATCTGCCGTGCCCGGATTGCAGTTTGCCTGACTGAGCGCGGTCTGCAGCTGCTTCGTCTGATCCGCCGTCAGGCCGTGATTGTGCGTCGTCGCCCGACCGATCGCGCCGGCAGACGTGCGCTCGTGGCGAGCGCGTGTGGTGTCGACACGCATGCGCGACGAATCGGTCTGTGCCGCCACGAGTGACGGCAACATCGCGAGCGCGACCAGGGCCAAGCCAGTTTTCGTCATGTGCTCCTCCGCGTTGGGTCCATTGCGAAGAAGCGGCGGTTTGCAATCGACGAGCCCACGTTCGTGCGTGCGGTCGAGACGCGGCGCGACCTCACCAGCTTCGAAAACGTCACAGGGACGAACGCCGTCCCTGTGACGTTTAGCATTCTCTACTTTGCTTTCGCTGCGCCCGCCTGAACCGTTGTTGTCGTCTTCAGGTATTTGTCGTACCACGCCAGATATCGCTCGAGCCGATCCGTTCGATATGTTGGCAGCGTGAGGCCGTGGAACTGGCCCGGATAGATCACGAGCCCGGTTGGTACGCCGAGCGAGCGGAGTGCCTCATACATCTGCTCGCCGCCGATGATCGGCACGTTGAAGTCCGCGGATCCACCCATGAACAGCGTTGGCGTCTTGATGCGATCGGCGTGGAAGAAGGGATATGAAATCTTGATCCACAGATCCTGTGCTTTCCAAGGCGGTCCGATTTCCTGATTGTACTGCGTGATGTACTGATCGGTGCCGTACATCGAGAGCTGCAGCGCACTGCCCGCACCGGCGACCGCAGCCTTGAAGCGAGGCGTGGATGCGATGGTGTAGTCGGTGAGAATGCCGCCGTAACTCCAACCACCGATGCCGAGCCGGTCGGGATCGGCGACGCCCGAGCGAACGGCCTCATCGACGGCACCGAGCAAATCCATCACTTCCTTATCACCCCAATCCGCGAAGATCGCCTTCTGGTATGCGGAGCCACGACCGCTCGACCCGCGATAGTTGACGGAGAGAACGGCATAGCCACTCGCGGCGAAGAACTCGCGATCGAAGCTGAAGCTGTAGCTGTCCTGTCCATTCGGACCGCCATGGATGTACAGGATCATGGGCAGCTTGCCGGCGGCAGCATTCGCCGGCCTAACGAGTACACCGTGAACCTCGGTTCCATCCTTGCTTTTCGACGAGAACGCCTCGGTCGTTCCGAGCTGCAGCTGCGCGAAGATCGAATCGTTCTGGTGCGAGAGTTGGCGCAGCGCGCCGTTCTCCCAGGCGTAGACCTCGCCGGAGCGCTCAGGCGTCGAGCTCATCACGGCGAACTTGCCCGATGCATTCGTCGAATAGCCCGAGACGACACGCTTACCGGTGATCAGCCGCTCGACCGCGCCATCGGACACTCGCACGCGCGCGAGTTGCTGCTCGCGATCGTCGGACAACAGGACATAGACCGACTTTCCGTCAGCGCTGAATTGCGCGTTCGAAAGTGGCCGATCGAGCGCCTCCGTGATGACGCGAGCCGGCGCGCTGCCATCGCTCGGCGCAATCGCGAGCTTGCTGAGATTGTAGGCCTGATACTTCGGCTCGTCGCCTCGGAAGAAGGCGAGCCATTTGCCATCCGGACTCCAGGCCGGCCGTCCACCGTCGGGGCCGGTGAAATCAGTGAGACGCTTCGGGCTCGCGCCGACGCGCGCCTCGATGACGTACACGTCGTCGTCGCGTGAGTGATCCGGCTCGGCGACTGGTCCGCGCACGAATGCGATCATCCGGCTATCGGGCGACCAGCTCGGCGAGCCGTCGTCGTCGAGACCGGATGTCAGCGTCTCTGTCTTTTTCGTCTCGGCGTTGAACAGCGAGAGATGGCTTCGCTTCGTGCCGAGATAGCCGGCGACGTCGCGCTTGAAACTGTACCGATCGATCACGATCGGCTTCGGCGTCTTGTGTTCCGACGTGTCCTTGCGCGCGACTGAATCCGTTTCCTCGTCGACGACGAGGATCATGCGCTTTGAATCTGGCGACCAGGCGAACTCGGAGACGCCGCCGCGGAGCTGCGTCACGCGCTGCGCTTCGCCGCCGCGTCGATCGAGCAGCCAAATCTGCGCGCCCTTTCCTTCCTGACGGCCCGAGAGAAACGCGAGATAGCGGCCATCCGGACTCCACCGTGGCGAGCTCTCGCTCTCTGGAGTCGACGTGACGCGGATCGTCGTCGCGCCATCCCAACTCGTCATCCAGACGTCGTTGTCGGACTTGTCCTTCGCGGAGTCGACCGTTGTCACCGTATACGCGACCCACCCGCCGTCCGGCGAGATCTGCGGATCACGAACGTCTTTGAGATGGTAGAGGTCGCCGCTTCGTAAGGCGCGCTTTGTCTGCGCGCGCGACGATGGTGCGAGGAAGGTGAGTAAAAGGGTGCTCGCGAGCAATGCTAGCGCGGCGGAGGTGCGGCGCATGACGATCCTCCAGGGGGAGTCGGGCCCGGTAAAAGAATGCTGAGAAGCGGCGCTAAATATCGGAACTCGCGCACCGCGGGGCGAGGGGGAATCATCACCGTTCGGATCGCACAGCGATCTTTACTGTTCACCTCGCCGGCACCGCCCTTGCGACTAGAGCTCCGAGCCATGACCCTCCCGTCCGCGCTGAACCGGGATCGAGCTCCCTCCTTCCCAACCAACCTCGACGCATTGCGGCTGCAGATCGAGGCGCTCGCAAAGAACTCGGGAGCGCGCGCCATCGCCGTTGCGCTGCACGATACCGAGACCGGGGCCGAACTGCATTACGAGGCAGATCGGTGGTTTCATGGCGCGAGTACGATCAAGGTTGCGATCCTGCTCGCGGTTTACGGCGAGATCGCGCGCGGCCGCCTGGCGCCGCAATCGCGCCTGCATGTCCGCAACCGCTTTCTCAGCGCGTACGACGGCTCGCCATTTCGCGTGCTTGCCGATCGTGATTCCGACTCCGAGGTGCACGCGGCGATCGGCAAGACGATGCGTGTGAGCGAGCTCGCTCATCACATGATCGCGACGAGCAGCAACCTCGCGACCAACCTGCTGCTTGACCTCATCGGCCTCGACGCTGTGCAGCGAACGATCGCGCACTTCGGCCTAACGGGGCTCGACGTACGCCGCGGTGTCGAAGACGAGAAGGCGTTCGAGCACGGCATCATCAACCGTGTTACCGCGAAGGGCCTCGTGGCACTCCTGGGCCTGATCGCGGAGGAACGCGCTTATTCACCCGAGCTGTCGCGCCAGATGCTCGACATCCTTCATCAACAGGAGTTCAAGAAGGGAATTCCGGCGCGATTGCCGCGCGAGGTGCGCGTGGCCCACAAAACGGGTGACATCTCCACGGTGGCGCACGACGCCGGCGTCGTCTATGCGCCGGGGCGCAAACCATATGTGATCGCCATTCTCACCGAGTGGGCACCCGACGCGGGGAGCCGGTCGCCGACGATCGCCACGCTGTCGCACGCGGTGTACGAGCAATTGCGCGGAACGCTGTCGGATGCCTGATCTTCGCACGGACTCACTCCGGATTGTCGACGGCTATCGTCTCGACAAGCCGCGTCGCGACGCACTCGTGCCGAGTGGTGTGTTGCGCGATCGTGAGGGCCGAACGCGCCAGCTGCCGCGGTACTTCTATGAAGTTGCATCGTGGAACGCAGCGTTGGAGATGGAGCTCGGACCGCACTTTCACATGTGGGAGTTCATTCACACCGATGTGCGCGAGGCGACGCCGCTGCGCTTCTTCCCACGCTACGTGCCCTGCGCCGTCGTGCTGACCGCCGCACTGCTGGAGCGTTTCCGCGACGTTGTGGGTGAGCCGGTGCGAATCGCCGCAAACGGCGGCTATCGATCGCCGCAACACGAGCTCACGAGCCATGCGTCCACGCACTGCTGGGCGTCGGCGGTGAACATATACCGGGTCGGCGACGAGTATCTCGATACCCGCGACCGGATCGAACGATACGCCGAGATCGCGCGCGATGCGCTGCCAGGCGCGTGGATTCGCCCCGTGGGCGAAGATCGCGGCTTCGCGGACGATCACCTGCACATTGACTTCGGATATCTCGTCTCCGTGCCGCGCGACGCGCCGGGCGATCCGTATAATCCGAAGTTGGAGGGCGACCCGCTCTGAGCGGGCGGCGCGCGAGCGATGGCGGTTGTGACGGGGAGGAACAAGCGAGAGCGGCAACCGCGCCTAACGGCGCGCCGCGCGCCCGTCGCGCGAGGCACGTCGCCGTCGATCGTCTCACGACCAGCGATCGGTCTCGAGGCGGAGTTCGTCGTGGTGATGGACGGCGCGCCG includes these proteins:
- a CDS encoding serine hydrolase, yielding MTLPSALNRDRAPSFPTNLDALRLQIEALAKNSGARAIAVALHDTETGAELHYEADRWFHGASTIKVAILLAVYGEIARGRLAPQSRLHVRNRFLSAYDGSPFRVLADRDSDSEVHAAIGKTMRVSELAHHMIATSSNLATNLLLDLIGLDAVQRTIAHFGLTGLDVRRGVEDEKAFEHGIINRVTAKGLVALLGLIAEERAYSPELSRQMLDILHQQEFKKGIPARLPREVRVAHKTGDISTVAHDAGVVYAPGRKPYVIAILTEWAPDAGSRSPTIATLSHAVYEQLRGTLSDA